One genomic segment of Vulpes vulpes isolate BD-2025 chromosome 2, VulVul3, whole genome shotgun sequence includes these proteins:
- the SPACA9 gene encoding sperm acrosome-associated protein 9 isoform X2, translating to MMLTVYSSLCMQMLQCDWPLPCDSGRLGGTGVWGTASWCLAQKLTRGPVVLPQFPSCGPSQVQSYTEHYCNNSTDRRILLMFLDICSELNKLCQHFEALHSGTPVTNNLLEKCKSLVSQSNDLSNLRAKYPHDVVNHLSCDEARNHYGGIVSLIPIVLDLMKEWIAHSEKLPRKALQHGAT from the exons ATGATGTTAACTGTATATAGCAGCCTGTGCATGCAAATGCTTCAGTGTGACTGGCCTCTGCCCTGTGActctgggaggctgggaggaacAGGGGTGTGGGGCACTGCTTCCTGGTGTTTGGCCCAGAAACTCACCAGGGGCCCAGTGGTGCTGCCTCAGTTCCCATCGTGTGGGCCCTCACAGGTGCAGAGCTACACAGAGCACTACTGCAACAACTCCACAGACCGGCGCATTCTGCTTATGTTCCTGGACATCTGCTCGGAGCTGAACAAGCTGTGCCAGCACTTTGAGGCCCTGCACTCTGGCACTCCGGTCACCAACAACCTGCTTGAGAAATGCAAATCCCTGGTTAGCCAAAGCAATGACCTAAGCAACCTTAGAGCAAA GTACCCTCATGATGTGGTGAACCACCTAAGCTGTGACGAGGCCAGGAATCACTATGGAGGCATCGTCAGCCTCATCCCCATCGTCCTGGACTTAATGAAAGAATGGATCGCCCACTCGGAGAAGCTGCCCCGCAAAGCACTGCAGCAT GGGGCGACTTAG